The Branchiostoma floridae strain S238N-H82 chromosome 17, Bfl_VNyyK, whole genome shotgun sequence genome has a window encoding:
- the LOC118404339 gene encoding uncharacterized protein LOC118404339 has product MRRRTADLMPSGKTEELKKEREFAILMIVTSMFFLICLTPYLVRTVMNQQGMDMDKDKDFVAKRLYIANSMINPHLYWAFRASSRARLWRFLKKHIFGKSVHNVIFLAFVYLCVCVRKRRLYIANSMINPHLYWAFRASSRARLWRFLKKHILGKILPGQQEVTQVSTIQGTVSTGLPASTGAPPPVVSNA; this is encoded by the exons ATGCGGCGCCGCACTGCGGATCTCATG CCTTCAGGCAAGACAGAAGAACTGAAGAAGGAGCGCGAGTTCGCCATCTTGATGATCGTGACGTCAATGTTCTTTCTCATCTGCCTCACACCATATTTG GTTCGCACAGTGATGAACCAGCAGGGCATGGACATGGACAAGGATAAGGACTTCGTGGCGAAGCGGCTGTAC ATCGCTAACAGCATGATCAACCCGCACCTGTACTGGGCTTTCCGGGCCAGCTCACGGGCTAGGCTCTGGCGATTCCTCAAGAAACACATCTTCGGGAAGTCAGTACACAATGTTATCTTTCTTGCCTTCgtctatttgtgtgtttgtgtgagaaAGAGGCGGTTGTACATCGCTAACAGCATGATCAACCCGCACCTGTACTGGGCTTTCCGGGCCAGCTCACGAGCTAGGCTCTGGCGGTTCCTCAAGAAGCACATCCTCGGAAA GATACTGCCCGGCCAGCAGGAGGTGACACAAGTGTCTACCATCCAGGGTACCGTCAGTACCGGCCTGCCTGCCTCCACGGGAGCACCGCCGCCTGTCGTCAGCAACGCTTAG